A genomic segment from Actinoplanes sichuanensis encodes:
- a CDS encoding bifunctional cytochrome P450/NADPH--P450 reductase: protein MSAAIPTPRGLPIVGNGLQVPVEGTHRFFADLAAQHPDGIYRLNLAGRHVVFVHDPDLVAEVCDESRFYKPIDPPLAHVRDFAGDGLFTAREEEEVWGQAHRILLPAFSQRSMKAYFPQMLEIAGNLVGAWSGRTEVDVADDMTRLALDTITLAGFGQQFRSFEQAELHPFLQAMGNALTEAMNRTRQLPMVTGLKKRADAAYKSDIAVMQDTVDEVIRVRRASGEKSNDLLGLMLEASDPLTGARLSDENIRNQVLTFLIAGHETTSGTLSFALHHLMRNPHVLAQAYAEVDRILPGDTVPTYELIMKLDVIPRILDETLRLHSPITAIGLASREATTLGGCYEIPADQKIAVILKPLHTHPSAWSDPETFDIDRWLPEAKAQHHPHAYKPFGNGERACIGRQFALTEARLALAMLLQRFAIADPAGHRLRIKQTLTIKPDGFRLRVRPRLAHERLSFDEPVAETSETAEVQASGVRLRVAFGSNLGTSEDLAQQLADRARRSGFDVTVQTLDELAADLPADGLLAVVTSSYNGKAPDNAQAFDDLDIPAGTLDSVRFAVLGNGNTQWATYQAYPRRVFAKLAGAGAQPIVERGETDASADFDGMAQSWLNGLWSALATEFGAESKAADGPRYSVEVLGEDQIRPAVVSDQAHPVMVMSVEELVGDPTGLWDFSREAPRPGVKAITVQLPEGVTYTAGDHLAVYAKNDPELVDWALHTLRVSRDLVIRLGQAGERPTGLPIGVPVTAGLLLTDFVELQEPATRGQIAVLAEHTECPWTTRQLTAWTTSADLYADEILAKRVSVLSLLERFPAVELPFAVFLELVGTIKPRFYSISSSPTVDPSLVTITVGLVDGPSRTGNGRYRGMCSQYLARLSPGDVFYGHVRVPAPPFRLPADPATPMILIGPGTGFAPLRGFLQERAGTAGSGPAKLFYGCRHPSHDWLYRAEMEQWAADGVTDLHLAFSAVDGHPHRFVQEALAAQGDAVWELLEQGGHIYLCGDGARMAPAVRDELYAIFRRHTGATAVEAEAWLRSLEAAGRYQQDVFA, encoded by the coding sequence GTGAGCGCCGCGATTCCCACCCCCCGCGGACTGCCGATCGTCGGCAATGGACTGCAGGTGCCGGTGGAGGGCACACACCGGTTCTTCGCCGACCTGGCCGCGCAGCACCCCGACGGCATCTACCGGCTCAATCTGGCCGGCCGGCACGTCGTCTTCGTCCACGACCCCGACCTGGTCGCCGAGGTCTGCGACGAGTCCCGCTTCTACAAGCCGATCGACCCGCCGCTCGCGCACGTCCGCGACTTCGCCGGTGACGGCCTCTTCACCGCGCGTGAGGAAGAGGAGGTGTGGGGTCAGGCGCACCGGATCCTGCTGCCCGCCTTCAGTCAGCGGTCGATGAAGGCGTACTTCCCGCAGATGCTGGAGATCGCCGGCAACCTGGTCGGCGCGTGGTCCGGGCGCACCGAGGTGGACGTCGCCGACGACATGACCCGGCTCGCCCTCGACACCATCACGCTCGCCGGGTTCGGGCAGCAGTTCCGGTCCTTCGAGCAGGCCGAGCTGCATCCGTTCCTGCAGGCCATGGGCAACGCGTTGACCGAGGCGATGAACCGGACCCGGCAGCTGCCGATGGTCACCGGGTTGAAGAAGCGGGCCGATGCGGCGTACAAATCGGATATCGCCGTCATGCAGGACACCGTCGACGAGGTGATCCGGGTGCGCCGGGCCTCCGGCGAGAAGTCGAACGACCTGCTCGGCCTGATGCTGGAGGCCAGTGACCCGCTGACCGGCGCCCGGCTCTCCGACGAGAACATCCGCAACCAGGTCCTCACCTTCCTGATCGCCGGGCACGAGACCACCAGCGGCACCCTCTCCTTCGCGCTGCATCACCTGATGCGCAACCCGCACGTCCTGGCCCAGGCCTACGCCGAGGTGGACCGGATCCTGCCCGGCGACACCGTGCCCACCTACGAGCTGATCATGAAGCTCGACGTGATCCCGCGGATCCTCGACGAGACGCTGCGGCTGCACTCGCCGATCACCGCGATCGGCCTGGCCTCGCGAGAGGCGACCACGCTCGGTGGCTGCTACGAGATCCCGGCCGACCAGAAGATCGCGGTCATCCTCAAACCGCTGCACACCCACCCGTCGGCGTGGTCCGACCCGGAGACGTTCGACATCGACAGGTGGCTGCCCGAGGCCAAGGCCCAACACCACCCGCACGCGTACAAGCCGTTCGGCAACGGCGAGCGGGCCTGCATCGGCCGACAGTTCGCGCTGACCGAGGCCCGCCTCGCGCTGGCCATGCTGCTGCAGCGCTTCGCCATCGCCGACCCGGCCGGCCACCGGCTGCGGATCAAGCAGACCCTCACCATCAAGCCGGACGGCTTCCGGCTGCGGGTCCGTCCCCGTCTCGCGCACGAGCGCCTCTCCTTCGACGAGCCGGTCGCCGAGACGTCCGAGACCGCCGAGGTTCAAGCTTCGGGGGTACGGCTACGCGTCGCCTTCGGGTCCAACCTGGGCACCTCCGAGGACCTCGCCCAGCAGTTGGCCGACCGGGCCCGCCGGTCGGGTTTCGACGTGACCGTGCAGACGCTCGACGAACTCGCCGCCGACCTGCCCGCCGACGGGCTGCTCGCCGTCGTCACGTCCAGCTACAACGGCAAGGCGCCGGACAACGCGCAGGCCTTCGACGACCTCGACATCCCGGCCGGGACGCTGGACTCCGTGCGGTTCGCGGTGCTGGGCAACGGCAACACCCAGTGGGCGACCTACCAGGCGTACCCCCGTCGCGTTTTTGCGAAGCTCGCCGGAGCGGGCGCGCAGCCCATCGTCGAGCGTGGCGAGACCGACGCCTCGGCCGACTTCGACGGCATGGCGCAGAGCTGGCTGAACGGGCTGTGGAGTGCGCTCGCCACCGAGTTCGGCGCCGAATCGAAGGCCGCCGACGGCCCGAGGTACAGCGTCGAGGTACTCGGCGAGGACCAGATCCGGCCCGCCGTCGTCTCCGACCAGGCGCACCCGGTCATGGTCATGTCGGTGGAGGAACTGGTCGGCGACCCGACCGGCCTCTGGGACTTCAGCCGTGAGGCGCCCCGGCCCGGTGTCAAGGCGATCACCGTCCAGCTGCCCGAGGGTGTCACCTACACGGCCGGCGATCACCTGGCCGTCTACGCCAAGAACGATCCCGAGCTCGTCGACTGGGCCCTGCACACCCTGCGAGTCTCCCGCGACCTGGTGATCCGTCTCGGACAAGCGGGGGAGCGGCCGACCGGGCTGCCGATCGGTGTGCCGGTCACCGCCGGGCTCCTGCTCACCGACTTCGTCGAACTGCAGGAGCCGGCCACCCGTGGGCAGATCGCGGTCCTCGCCGAGCACACCGAGTGCCCGTGGACGACCCGGCAGCTGACCGCGTGGACCACCTCGGCCGACCTGTACGCCGACGAGATCCTGGCCAAGCGGGTCTCGGTGCTGTCGCTGCTGGAGCGGTTCCCGGCGGTCGAGCTGCCGTTCGCGGTCTTCCTCGAACTGGTCGGCACGATCAAGCCGCGGTTCTACTCGATCTCGTCGTCGCCGACCGTCGACCCGTCCCTGGTGACGATCACGGTCGGCCTGGTCGACGGGCCGTCCCGGACCGGCAACGGGCGCTACCGCGGCATGTGCTCGCAGTACCTGGCGCGGCTGTCACCGGGTGACGTCTTCTACGGCCACGTCCGGGTGCCGGCGCCGCCGTTCCGGCTGCCCGCCGACCCGGCCACCCCGATGATCCTGATCGGGCCGGGCACCGGTTTCGCTCCGCTGCGCGGCTTCCTTCAGGAGCGTGCCGGTACGGCCGGGAGCGGCCCCGCCAAGCTGTTCTACGGCTGCCGGCATCCGTCGCATGACTGGCTGTACCGGGCCGAGATGGAACAGTGGGCCGCCGACGGTGTGACCGACCTGCACCTGGCGTTCTCCGCGGTCGACGGGCACCCGCACCGGTTCGTCCAGGAGGCCCTCGCCGCCCAGGGTGACGCCGTGTGGGAGCTGCTCGAACAGGGCGGTCACATCTACCTGTGCGGTGACGGCGCCCGGATGGCCCCGGCCGTCCGCGACGAGCTGTACGCCATCTTCCGCCGGCACACCGGGGCGACCGCGGTCGAGGCGGAGGCGTGGCTGCGTTCCCTGGAGGCGGCGGGCCGCTACCAGCAGGACGTCTTCGCCTGA